One part of the Dermacentor silvarum isolate Dsil-2018 chromosome 6, BIME_Dsil_1.4, whole genome shotgun sequence genome encodes these proteins:
- the LOC125946273 gene encoding uncharacterized protein LOC125946273 — protein sequence MVPKCCRSGYKGVDEKVSLFCLPANPELRDRWKRAIPRQETAGFSFESKYFRVCKKHFDAGDIVRADVCTVNGKVVSLPRDRPKLVEDAIPRIFQGVSVYLSKPKERSHAPKRHPPAKRLRTASSNCAEAEVAAVATANVTDAAEEKIHDEVRTVNRLGGADAECLTEHAVCFASELQRVKDQLRRVKQQLYSCQRKLAKAEAQANEKRGMQETIQKVSGREMLIIDQCIMKANMKSTNSV from the exons atggtgCCCAAGT gctgccgctccggatacaagggcgtcgacgaaaaagtctccctattctgtttaccagccaacccggaactacgcgacaggtggaagcgagcaatcccgcgacaagagactgccgggttctcgtttgaatcgaagtactttcgcgtgtgcaaaaaacattttgatgccggagacattgttcgtgcggacgtgtgtacagtgaatggaaaagttgtgtcactgccacgtgatcgacccaaactggtagaagacgccattccgaGGATTTTCCAAGGCGTATCTGTGTACTTGTCTAAGCCCAAAGAACGTTCGCATGCACCAAAACGGCACCCACCTGCAAAAAGGCTGCGAACGGCatcttcaaactgcgctgaagccgaagttgcggccgtcgCAACTGCAAACGTCACCGATGCAGCCGAAGAAAAAATTCACG atgaagtacgaactgtaaatcgccttggcggtgctgatgcagagtgcctaactgagcacgccgtttgctttgcctcagagCTGCAAAGGGTGAAGGACCAACTTCGCAGAGTGAAGCAACAACTTTATTCGTGTCAGCGGAAGCTCGCAAAAGCGGAGgcgcaggcaaatgaaaaacgtggcatgcaggaaaccattcagaaAGTATCGGGCCGCGAAATGCTCATTATAGATCAGTGCATCATGAAGGCAAATATGAAGTCCACGAATTCAGTGTG a